A section of the Polynucleobacter sp. AP-Sving-400A-A2 genome encodes:
- a CDS encoding copper chaperone PCu(A)C, producing MKRNTLFNAVFFITAGFGMVATAQAQTAKVGSVQIESAYTRATVPGQQVAGGFMKIENKGAADQLISASSPVAGEVQLHEMAMEGNVMRMRQVKEVLVPAGATVELKPGGLHLMFMNIKAPLAAGETVPVKLKFAKAGEVEVKMPVNAMGNPGAMKH from the coding sequence ATGAAACGCAATACATTATTTAATGCAGTATTTTTTATTACAGCAGGTTTCGGTATGGTTGCTACGGCACAAGCGCAAACTGCAAAAGTGGGTAGCGTACAAATTGAGAGTGCATATACACGCGCTACTGTCCCGGGGCAGCAGGTAGCTGGTGGTTTCATGAAGATTGAAAACAAAGGTGCTGCCGATCAACTTATTTCTGCTAGTTCCCCTGTTGCCGGTGAAGTTCAATTGCATGAGATGGCGATGGAAGGCAACGTCATGAGAATGCGCCAAGTCAAAGAGGTATTAGTGCCAGCAGGTGCTACCGTTGAGCTCAAGCCAGGCGGTTTGCATTTAATGTTCATGAATATTAAGGCACCATTGGCTGCTGGAGAAACTGTACCTGTGAAGCTCAAGTTTGCTAAAGCGGGTGAAGTGGAAGTGAAGATGCCTGTGAATGCTATGGGCAACCCAGGTGCAATGAAGCACTAA
- a CDS encoding response regulator transcription factor: MTKVGHIYLIDDDESMRTSLSRMLKEVGYIVEDFSSAGAFLEHSVPVAPAVILLDMQMPDVTGLDLQEKLVQLGRKTPIVFVSGQSHPHQIVTGLKRGAVDFLFKPFNLEDLLKAVADALEFDRRQLKRVSKEVETKKDYATLTPREKEVCFWLVKGLLNKDIAVKLGTTDATIKVHKARVMDKMSVDSVQLLVAKYLESDLENLQSS; this comes from the coding sequence ATGACTAAAGTTGGCCACATCTACCTAATTGATGACGATGAGTCGATGCGCACCTCTTTAAGCAGAATGCTCAAGGAGGTCGGTTATATCGTGGAAGATTTTTCCTCCGCAGGAGCATTTTTAGAGCATTCAGTACCGGTAGCGCCAGCCGTCATCTTGCTCGATATGCAAATGCCGGATGTGACCGGATTGGATTTACAGGAAAAATTAGTCCAACTGGGTCGTAAAACCCCTATTGTGTTTGTCAGCGGTCAGAGTCATCCCCATCAAATTGTTACTGGTCTCAAGCGTGGTGCTGTAGATTTCCTCTTTAAGCCCTTTAATTTAGAAGATTTACTGAAGGCAGTTGCAGATGCCCTTGAGTTTGATAGACGTCAGCTCAAGCGGGTTTCCAAGGAGGTGGAAACTAAGAAAGACTACGCAACCCTCACCCCTAGAGAGAAGGAAGTCTGCTTTTGGCTGGTGAAGGGATTGCTCAACAAGGATATTGCTGTCAAGTTAGGTACAACTGATGCCACAATCAAGGTTCATAAGGCTAGAGTGATGGACAAGATGAGTGTGGATTCTGTGCAATTGTTAGTTGCAAAGTACCTTGAATCCGATTTAGAAAACCTCCAGAGTAGCTAG
- a CDS encoding DsrE family protein — MLKKLFKLFVFAFVFTTTQLAFSAANDPLFINLSTDEVSRASMAINFGKHHFSSGHPLTIFLNDKAVMLGVKAGSSKYVELQQALSEAITAGALVIMCPICLKQAGYSEADLIAGVKLGGPKVTGDALFKDGTKTMSW, encoded by the coding sequence ATGTTGAAAAAATTATTCAAACTATTTGTATTTGCATTTGTATTTACAACTACGCAATTGGCATTCTCTGCCGCAAATGATCCGCTATTTATTAATTTGTCTACCGATGAAGTGAGTCGTGCCTCAATGGCGATCAACTTTGGTAAGCACCATTTCTCTTCTGGTCATCCACTCACTATTTTCTTAAATGACAAGGCGGTCATGTTGGGTGTGAAAGCAGGGTCTAGTAAATACGTTGAGCTGCAACAAGCTTTATCTGAAGCAATCACTGCTGGGGCTCTCGTCATCATGTGTCCAATCTGCTTAAAGCAAGCTGGCTATTCAGAAGCAGATCTTATTGCTGGAGTAAAGCTGGGCGGTCCTAAAGTTACGGGGGATGCTCTTTTTAAGGATGGTACTAAAACGATGAGCTGGTAG
- a CDS encoding helix-turn-helix transcriptional regulator, whose translation MNTNSKIPEIRKEAFIKAREKLSLSTKELGVMACLSTRQIEQIESGETSSFYSAQIKATAAKKVANLLKLGDEEAFDFGATAPETSSEVQLPIAEVKLTDAPKIEGTKKAEAKIEAVKTQEQVQESQMPVAEKKVQTKEVPLNQVISKPKSATQKKLFLGLSVAAAAAFAVVNLQPVFSPEKPAEIVLVKEEIIEPVPAAAPVESVAAAQAPAVAAVVVPPAPAASAEATGVCPAEEGIISYKTDAPRKAADMVYVQVKSKQVVCVSDASGKMQNKLIEPGAGASFYGKPPFKVLTSGLAQADVFFQGAKVRLTNLNFKTLVLEAAEIAAPSVDRTDSQLR comes from the coding sequence GTGAATACCAATTCTAAAATTCCTGAGATTCGCAAAGAGGCCTTCATCAAGGCTCGCGAAAAGCTGAGCTTAAGTACTAAAGAGCTTGGTGTAATGGCATGTCTATCCACACGCCAAATTGAGCAGATTGAAAGCGGTGAAACCAGCTCCTTCTATAGCGCTCAAATTAAAGCAACTGCTGCCAAGAAAGTAGCAAATCTACTCAAGTTAGGTGATGAGGAGGCGTTTGATTTCGGTGCAACTGCGCCTGAAACCTCAAGTGAAGTGCAGCTACCAATTGCAGAAGTTAAATTAACAGATGCTCCAAAGATTGAGGGCACTAAAAAAGCGGAAGCAAAAATAGAGGCGGTCAAAACTCAAGAGCAGGTGCAAGAGAGTCAGATGCCCGTAGCAGAAAAAAAAGTTCAGACAAAAGAAGTGCCTCTGAATCAAGTCATCTCAAAGCCAAAATCAGCTACACAAAAGAAACTGTTTCTTGGGTTGAGCGTGGCTGCTGCTGCAGCATTTGCGGTAGTGAATTTACAGCCTGTATTTTCCCCAGAAAAACCAGCAGAAATTGTCCTTGTAAAAGAAGAAATCATTGAGCCTGTGCCAGCGGCGGCGCCAGTGGAGTCGGTAGCAGCAGCCCAAGCACCCGCCGTAGCAGCGGTAGTAGTGCCGCCAGCTCCCGCTGCCAGTGCTGAAGCCACGGGAGTATGCCCTGCTGAAGAGGGCATTATTAGCTACAAAACAGATGCACCGCGTAAGGCGGCAGATATGGTCTACGTACAAGTGAAATCAAAGCAAGTTGTTTGCGTCAGCGATGCTTCTGGGAAGATGCAAAACAAGCTTATTGAGCCTGGCGCGGGAGCATCCTTTTATGGCAAACCTCCATTCAAAGTTCTCACTAGCGGTCTTGCTCAGGCTGACGTGTTTTTTCAGGGTGCAAAAGTACGCCTGACAAATCTCAATTTCAAAACTTTAGTGTTAGAGGCCGCTGAAATAGCGGCTCCATCAGTAGACCGGACAGATTCTCAACTGCGCTAA
- a CDS encoding NAD+ synthase encodes MPSHRNNSVVIGVSSQKIALAQINPLLGDLPGNAQLISQAAADAYAKGATVVLTPELSLTGYPPEDLLLRPAFIEAADRELSCLILGLQKFPGLTVIVGHPQKTALGLQNYASVIRDGKIIAGYAKQELPNHEVFDEVRYFTPGNEACVFENAGIQYGLILCEDAWHAGPAKQAHAAGAQVLLVLNASPYHLQKESLRIEVLRKQIALSKMPLIYVNAVGGQDELVFDGGSFALNSAGKVVMTMPQFETALGYVDVNASADLVPGAMVTPSSVESQAYQALVLGVRDYVQKNHFPGVIIGLSGGVDSALVLAIAVDALGADKVRTVMMASRYTADISWIDAREMAQNLGVQYDEIPISEPVDALEHALAEQFKGLKLDATEENIQARVRGTLLMALSNKTGRLVLTTGNKSEMAVGYCTLYGDMAGGFAVIKDIAKTLVYRLCTYRNSIAPIIPERILTRAPSAELRPDQTDQDSLPSYEVLDGIVERYMEQNQSIAQMIAAGFDPDSVEKVTRLIKLNEYKRRQAPPGVRVTTRAFGRDWRYPITSQFRA; translated from the coding sequence ATGCCAAGTCACAGAAATAATTCAGTAGTCATTGGAGTGAGCTCGCAAAAAATCGCCCTAGCGCAAATCAACCCACTTTTGGGTGATTTGCCTGGCAACGCGCAACTCATCTCACAAGCTGCCGCAGATGCTTATGCAAAAGGCGCCACTGTAGTTCTTACGCCCGAGCTCTCGCTCACTGGCTACCCTCCAGAAGATTTGCTATTGCGCCCAGCCTTTATTGAGGCAGCAGATCGAGAGCTCAGTTGTTTAATATTGGGGCTCCAAAAATTTCCGGGGCTAACTGTCATCGTTGGCCACCCTCAGAAGACTGCCCTTGGTTTACAAAACTACGCCTCAGTCATTCGTGATGGCAAGATCATTGCTGGCTATGCCAAACAAGAGCTGCCTAATCATGAAGTGTTTGATGAGGTGCGTTATTTCACGCCAGGTAATGAAGCCTGCGTCTTTGAAAATGCCGGTATTCAGTACGGACTCATTCTGTGTGAAGATGCATGGCATGCAGGTCCAGCAAAACAGGCTCATGCAGCTGGCGCCCAAGTGCTACTGGTTCTCAATGCCTCTCCTTATCACCTGCAAAAAGAATCTTTACGTATTGAGGTGCTGCGCAAACAAATTGCTCTAAGTAAGATGCCATTAATTTATGTAAACGCAGTAGGTGGCCAAGATGAACTAGTTTTTGATGGTGGCTCATTTGCTTTAAATAGCGCGGGCAAAGTAGTGATGACCATGCCGCAATTTGAGACTGCTCTTGGCTATGTAGATGTCAACGCCTCCGCTGATTTAGTGCCAGGAGCAATGGTTACTCCATCCAGTGTGGAAAGCCAGGCTTACCAAGCACTTGTTCTGGGTGTGCGTGACTATGTTCAGAAAAATCATTTTCCGGGAGTCATTATTGGCCTCTCGGGTGGAGTTGATTCTGCATTGGTGTTAGCGATAGCAGTAGATGCATTGGGTGCAGACAAAGTTCGCACTGTCATGATGGCCTCGCGCTATACCGCTGACATCTCTTGGATTGATGCCAGAGAAATGGCCCAGAATCTAGGCGTTCAATATGATGAGATCCCAATTAGTGAGCCTGTTGATGCGTTGGAACATGCCTTAGCTGAACAATTTAAGGGCCTCAAACTCGATGCTACTGAAGAAAATATTCAGGCACGGGTACGTGGCACTCTCCTGATGGCACTTTCAAATAAAACAGGTCGTCTAGTTTTAACAACAGGCAATAAGAGTGAAATGGCTGTGGGCTACTGCACTTTATATGGAGATATGGCTGGTGGCTTTGCAGTCATTAAAGATATTGCCAAAACTTTGGTCTATCGTTTGTGTACTTATCGCAACAGTATTGCCCCGATCATTCCAGAGCGGATCTTGACTCGCGCCCCTTCCGCAGAATTACGCCCCGATCAGACCGATCAAGACAGCTTGCCATCATACGAAGTGTTGGATGGCATCGTAGAGCGCTATATGGAGCAAAACCAATCCATTGCCCAAATGATTGCCGCCGGCTTTGATCCCGACAGCGTCGAAAAAGTCACCCGCCTCATTAAGCTCAATGAATACAAACGTCGCCAAGCACCTCCTGGCGTTCGAGTCACAACCCGGGCCTTTGGGCGTGACTGGCGTTACCCTATTACCTCTCAGTTTAGGGCGTAA
- the glnK gene encoding P-II family nitrogen regulator — MKLITSVIKPFKLDEVREALAEVGVTGLTVTEVKGFGRQKGHTELYRGAEYVVDFLPKVKVEVVIADDRVDAVIEAITKAARTGKIGDGKIFVSPIEQAIRIRTGETNDSAV, encoded by the coding sequence ATGAAGCTAATCACATCCGTTATTAAGCCGTTCAAACTCGATGAAGTTCGTGAAGCCTTAGCTGAAGTGGGCGTTACCGGACTGACCGTTACTGAAGTCAAAGGCTTTGGTCGCCAAAAAGGGCACACCGAACTCTATCGCGGCGCCGAGTATGTAGTCGACTTTTTACCTAAAGTAAAAGTTGAAGTAGTCATTGCCGATGATCGCGTAGATGCAGTAATTGAGGCAATTACTAAAGCAGCACGTACAGGCAAGATTGGTGATGGCAAGATTTTTGTTAGCCCAATCGAACAGGCTATTCGTATTCGCACCGGCGAAACCAACGACTCAGCAGTTTAA
- the ilvD gene encoding dihydroxy-acid dehydratase, whose amino-acid sequence MKRLNERSRNVTEGVARAPNRSMYYAMGYEEKDFVKPMVGVANGHSTITPCNSGLQKLADAAVSALEEAGAKAQMFGTPTVSDGIGMGTEGMKYSLVSREVIADSIEVCVNGLWQDGVLVIGGCDKNMPGGMMAIARTNVPAIYVYGGTIKPGHYKGKELNIVSAFEAVGEFTSGRLSEEDLKGVEQNACPGSGSCGGMYTANTMSSSFEALGMSLPYSSTMSNVDAEKVTSAHDSAIVLVEAIKNNLRPRDIITKKSIENAVSVIMAVGGSTNAILHFLAITSAAEIDWTIDDFERIRKRVPVIVDMKPSGQYLATDLHQAGGIPQVMKILLDGGLLHGDCMTITGKTISETLKDIPSVPRADQKVIRTLDTPLYKQGHLAILRGNISPEGCVAKITGLKNPSITGPARVFDSEDDAMAAIMAQKIKDGDVVIIRYEGPKGGPGMREMLAPTSALVGQGLGETVGLITDGRFSGGTWGMVVGHVAPEAYVGGTIALINEGDSVTIDAHKLLIQLNVSDDEIAKRRAAWVQPKPRYTRGLLAKYASLASSASKGAVTDLDLKI is encoded by the coding sequence ATGAAACGCCTCAATGAACGCTCACGCAATGTCACCGAAGGGGTTGCTCGCGCACCCAATCGCTCAATGTATTACGCGATGGGCTACGAAGAGAAGGATTTTGTTAAACCGATGGTTGGCGTTGCTAATGGTCATTCCACTATTACCCCATGTAATAGTGGCTTACAGAAACTCGCCGATGCAGCAGTAAGCGCTCTTGAAGAGGCGGGTGCTAAGGCGCAAATGTTTGGCACTCCGACCGTCTCAGATGGTATCGGTATGGGCACTGAGGGTATGAAATACTCCCTCGTCTCACGTGAAGTGATCGCCGATAGCATCGAAGTGTGTGTAAATGGTCTATGGCAGGACGGCGTGCTTGTGATTGGTGGTTGCGATAAAAACATGCCAGGCGGAATGATGGCGATTGCGCGCACCAATGTACCGGCAATTTACGTTTATGGCGGAACCATTAAGCCCGGTCATTACAAAGGCAAAGAACTCAATATTGTTTCTGCATTTGAAGCTGTTGGTGAATTCACCTCAGGCCGTCTCAGCGAAGAAGATCTGAAGGGCGTTGAGCAAAATGCTTGCCCAGGTAGCGGCTCCTGCGGAGGTATGTATACCGCCAACACCATGAGCTCCTCATTCGAAGCCTTGGGTATGAGCCTGCCTTACTCATCCACTATGTCTAACGTAGATGCTGAAAAAGTTACTAGTGCCCACGATTCAGCAATTGTCTTAGTTGAGGCTATCAAAAATAATTTACGTCCACGCGACATCATTACCAAGAAATCGATTGAGAACGCAGTCAGCGTCATCATGGCAGTGGGCGGCTCTACCAATGCGATTTTGCATTTTCTAGCGATCACTAGCGCTGCTGAAATCGATTGGACAATTGATGACTTTGAGCGCATTCGTAAGCGCGTACCCGTGATCGTCGATATGAAACCATCTGGTCAGTATTTAGCAACTGATCTTCACCAAGCTGGCGGCATTCCACAGGTGATGAAGATCTTGTTGGATGGTGGACTCTTGCATGGTGACTGCATGACCATCACTGGTAAAACGATTTCAGAAACATTAAAAGATATTCCATCCGTGCCGCGTGCCGATCAAAAAGTGATTCGCACTTTAGATACCCCGCTGTATAAACAAGGTCACTTAGCAATCCTCAGGGGCAATATCTCTCCTGAAGGTTGCGTTGCCAAAATTACTGGCCTCAAGAATCCATCTATTACTGGCCCTGCTCGTGTATTTGACTCTGAAGATGACGCAATGGCCGCAATCATGGCGCAAAAAATCAAGGATGGTGATGTTGTGATTATTCGTTATGAAGGTCCTAAAGGAGGTCCGGGCATGCGTGAGATGCTTGCCCCTACCTCTGCCCTCGTTGGTCAAGGCTTAGGTGAGACAGTGGGTCTCATCACTGATGGGCGCTTCTCTGGCGGCACTTGGGGAATGGTTGTTGGTCACGTTGCTCCTGAAGCTTATGTGGGCGGGACAATTGCCCTCATTAACGAAGGTGACTCTGTCACGATCGATGCCCATAAGTTACTCATTCAACTCAATGTGAGCGATGATGAGATTGCGAAGCGTCGAGCTGCATGGGTACAGCCTAAGCCACGCTATACCCGTGGCTTGCTGGCTAAATATGCCAGCTTGGCAAGCAGCGCTAGCAAAGGCGCAGTGACTGATTTGGATTTAAAAATCTAA
- a CDS encoding DUF2946 domain-containing protein, producing the protein MNFRKNCLIHWIAALAIAMSALAPAVSQAVSLAKHGQGFAMEICSAEGMKMQIQVQTDDQLDLVGAQPCPYCLAQSIVTPAFNTNLTFQVPQTFSLLPQLFYQSPKPLAVWLTPPSAAPPIKT; encoded by the coding sequence ATGAATTTCCGCAAAAACTGCCTCATTCACTGGATTGCTGCTCTAGCAATCGCAATGAGTGCGCTTGCGCCAGCAGTTTCTCAAGCGGTATCGCTTGCAAAACATGGTCAAGGTTTTGCTATGGAGATCTGTTCTGCAGAGGGCATGAAGATGCAGATTCAAGTCCAAACTGATGATCAATTGGATCTCGTGGGGGCGCAACCTTGCCCGTATTGCCTAGCCCAGAGCATAGTTACCCCAGCTTTTAATACCAATCTGACATTCCAGGTGCCGCAAACATTTTCTTTGCTGCCGCAGCTTTTTTATCAATCACCCAAGCCACTTGCTGTTTGGTTGACCCCTCCCTCAGCAGCCCCTCCTATCAAAACCTGA